A part of Campylobacter concisus genomic DNA contains:
- a CDS encoding beta-ACP synthase: MIYVSKPAIISAAGSSSNENLSSLLSGKRFLSLSSEFHPENKFLVAKFDKALPEFAKNTKEHFKTRTNALLLNTLLELDDEIKKAIKKFGKSRVGVILGTTTSGIEENFWTFKEYIRTEIFDKSKFGIDRNCLANVSEFVSDFYGLEGPSFCVSTACTSGVKAIIEAQRLIKSDICDAVICGGVDSLNTLTINGFNSLSILSQKPSEPFSKNREGINIGEGAGLFLLSHDEISNVTVAGSASNCDAFHMTQPDFNAKMAISCIEEALKKAGIDGVDYVNLHGTGTQANDKMEAKAVNLTLGSAYTSSLKPQIGHTLGAAGAIESAICVMLCMGENSLLPPHVYDGVYDESLEAINLVKSGTKFDVKTAMSLSFAFGGDNAAIIFKRVR, from the coding sequence TTGATCTACGTTAGCAAACCAGCCATTATCAGTGCCGCAGGGAGTAGCAGTAATGAGAATTTGAGCTCGCTTTTAAGTGGAAAGAGATTTCTAAGCTTAAGCAGTGAGTTTCATCCCGAGAATAAATTTTTAGTTGCGAAATTTGATAAGGCGCTGCCAGAGTTTGCCAAGAACACAAAAGAACACTTCAAAACAAGAACCAATGCTTTGCTTCTAAACACGCTTCTTGAGCTTGACGATGAGATAAAAAAGGCTATCAAAAAATTTGGTAAGAGCCGTGTAGGTGTTATTTTAGGCACTACAACGAGTGGAATTGAAGAAAATTTTTGGACTTTTAAAGAGTATATAAGAACTGAAATTTTTGATAAAAGTAAGTTTGGTATAGACAGAAACTGTCTTGCAAATGTGAGCGAATTTGTGAGTGATTTTTATGGATTAGAGGGGCCAAGCTTTTGCGTATCGACTGCCTGTACTTCTGGAGTTAAGGCGATTATTGAAGCACAAAGACTAATAAAAAGCGATATTTGCGATGCGGTTATATGCGGCGGTGTTGATAGTTTAAACACCTTAACCATAAATGGCTTTAATTCACTTAGCATTTTAAGTCAAAAACCAAGCGAACCCTTTTCTAAAAATAGAGAGGGTATAAATATCGGCGAGGGAGCTGGGCTGTTTTTGCTGAGCCATGATGAAATTTCAAACGTCACGGTCGCTGGCTCGGCCTCAAACTGCGACGCTTTTCATATGACTCAGCCTGATTTTAATGCCAAAATGGCAATTTCTTGTATAGAAGAAGCTTTAAAAAAAGCTGGCATAGACGGCGTGGACTATGTAAATTTGCATGGCACTGGCACGCAAGCAAATGACAAAATGGAAGCAAAAGCTGTAAATTTAACGCTTGGCTCCGCATATACTAGCTCACTAAAGCCACAGATCGGACACACACTTGGGGCTGCTGGAGCCATCGAGAGCGCCATTTGCGTTATGCTTTGCATGGGGGAAAATAGCCTCTTGCCACCACACGTTTATGACGGAGTGTATGACGAGAGTTTGGAAGCTATAAATTTAGTAAAAAGCGGCACGAAATTTGACGTAAAAACGGCGATGTCGCTATCTTTTGCCTTTGGCGGAGACAACGCCGCGATAATATTTAAAAGAGTGAGATGA
- the fabG gene encoding 3-oxoacyl-[acyl-carrier-protein] reductase (Catalyzes the first of the two reduction steps in the elongation cycle of fatty acid synthesis) gives MSKRVLITGSSRGIGASIARRLAGEYEVVLHARSKSDELLKMACELGVKFLIFDVADTAAAKEAIEADMEANGVYYGVVLNAGITRDNTFVGLSDEEWFDVIDVNLNGFYNVLRPALMPMIRARKPARIVTLSSVSGVIGNRGQVNYSASKAGIIGASKALAVELASRGITVNCVAPGLIKTDMSEEILNSDFLDEVLKAIPAKRAGEASEVAGLVKFLLSSDASYITRQVIGVNGGLC, from the coding sequence GTGAGTAAGAGAGTATTGATAACTGGATCAAGCAGAGGCATAGGAGCTAGCATAGCTAGGCGCCTTGCTGGCGAGTACGAAGTGGTGCTTCACGCAAGAAGCAAGAGCGATGAGCTTTTAAAGATGGCTTGTGAGCTTGGGGTTAAATTTTTGATATTTGACGTGGCTGACACCGCTGCAGCAAAAGAGGCGATAGAGGCCGACATGGAGGCAAATGGCGTTTATTATGGCGTTGTACTAAACGCTGGCATAACAAGAGATAACACTTTTGTGGGGCTGAGCGATGAAGAGTGGTTTGATGTGATAGATGTAAATTTAAATGGCTTTTATAACGTGCTAAGACCAGCGCTAATGCCCATGATAAGAGCTAGAAAGCCAGCTCGCATCGTTACTTTAAGCTCAGTTTCTGGAGTCATTGGTAACAGAGGTCAGGTAAACTACTCAGCTAGCAAGGCCGGCATCATAGGTGCTAGCAAAGCCCTCGCGGTCGAGCTTGCAAGTAGAGGCATAACGGTAAACTGTGTAGCACCTGGGCTTATAAAAACAGATATGAGCGAGGAAATTTTAAATAGCGACTTTTTAGACGAGGTGCTAAAGGCCATACCTGCAAAAAGAGCTGGCGAGGCCAGCGAGGTGGCAGGACTTGTTAAATTTCTACTAAGCAGTGATGCTAGCTATATCACAAGGCAGGTTATCGGCGTAAATGGAGGACTTTGCTAA
- a CDS encoding beta-ketoacyl-ACP synthase II (FabB; beta-ketoacyl-ACP synthase I, KASI; catalyzes a condensation reaction in fatty acid biosynthesis: addition of an acyl acceptor of two carbons from malonyl-ACP; required for the elongation of short-chain unsaturated acyl-ACP), producing the protein MRVFVTGIGAVSAFGNSWEEMRAKFLEGKNAMRYMSEWEGYKDLNTRLAAPIIDYKHPQEWDRKQLRSLGKVSCYSVHAAGLALKDAGLLNGEELQAANLDPSVQDGRMGVASGSSTGSTDSILDMAKLVLDMDSGFNANTYIKMMPHTTAANIALFYLLKGRIIPTSSACTSGSHAIGYAYESIKNGSIDMMLAGGAEELCVSEAYVFDKLYATSVKNSTPNLTPTPFEKDRDGLVLGEGAGFLVLESEESTLKRGAKIYAEVVGFGSTCDGTHITRPQSATMKAAMSLALRDAKLEPKSIGYVNAHATATKHGDIAESIATNELFGEDIAISSLKSYLGHTLGACGGLEAIASIMMMREELFFPTINLNVIDPECANLNYLKEPTPIKTDFVMSNNFAFGGVNTSLIFKRVKNIF; encoded by the coding sequence ATGCGTGTATTTGTCACAGGTATCGGCGCAGTCAGTGCTTTTGGCAACAGCTGGGAGGAGATGAGAGCTAAATTTCTTGAGGGTAAAAACGCCATGAGATATATGAGCGAGTGGGAGGGTTATAAGGACCTAAACACGCGCCTAGCAGCACCTATCATAGACTACAAGCATCCACAGGAGTGGGACAGAAAACAGCTAAGAAGTCTTGGCAAGGTCTCGTGTTATAGCGTACATGCGGCCGGACTTGCTTTAAAAGACGCTGGCTTGCTAAATGGAGAAGAGTTGCAAGCTGCAAATTTGGACCCAAGTGTGCAAGATGGCAGGATGGGTGTAGCTAGTGGCTCAAGTACTGGCAGTACAGACTCTATTCTTGATATGGCAAAGCTAGTTTTGGACATGGATAGCGGCTTTAACGCAAATACCTACATAAAAATGATGCCTCACACCACAGCGGCAAATATCGCGCTATTTTACTTGCTAAAAGGACGTATAATCCCGACGTCATCGGCCTGCACAAGTGGTTCGCACGCCATTGGCTACGCATACGAGAGCATAAAAAATGGCAGCATAGATATGATGCTAGCTGGTGGAGCTGAGGAGCTTTGCGTGAGCGAGGCATACGTCTTTGACAAGCTTTACGCGACTAGTGTCAAAAATAGCACGCCAAATTTGACCCCAACGCCATTTGAAAAAGATAGAGATGGCTTGGTGCTTGGCGAGGGAGCTGGATTTTTAGTGCTTGAAAGCGAAGAGAGTACCTTAAAAAGAGGAGCTAAAATTTACGCTGAGGTTGTTGGTTTTGGCTCGACGTGTGACGGTACGCACATCACTAGACCACAAAGCGCTACGATGAAAGCAGCGATGAGCCTAGCGCTTCGTGACGCAAAGCTAGAGCCAAAAAGCATAGGTTACGTAAATGCTCATGCGACTGCGACAAAACATGGCGACATAGCCGAGAGTATCGCTACAAATGAGCTTTTTGGAGAGGATATCGCCATTAGCTCGCTTAAAAGCTATCTTGGTCATACGCTTGGCGCTTGTGGCGGACTGGAGGCGATCGCCTCTATCATGATGATGAGAGAAGAGCTATTTTTCCCAACTATAAATTTAAACGTGATCGATCCCGAGTGTGCAAATCTAAACTATTTAAAAGAGCCAACTCCGATAAAAACGGACTTTGTGATGAGCAATAACTTTGCATTTGGTGGTGTAAATACATCTTTGATATTTAAAAGAGTTAAAAACATTTTTTAA
- a CDS encoding excinuclease ABC subunit A yields MKKLVLLVAILAFATSLNARDDVKYHSLDFLNGPKAKNFLLPNVSISFGTGYSGQVIVKDLTSNKKTNGFNKSDEEACQIALLSALKTFQERALKEGGTKVVNLTGYYKKHPFNSKTQFQCGSGALMSGVTLKGDIAK; encoded by the coding sequence ATGAAAAAATTAGTTTTATTAGTTGCCATTTTGGCGTTTGCTACAAGTCTTAATGCAAGAGATGATGTGAAATATCACTCACTTGACTTCCTAAATGGCCCAAAAGCTAAAAATTTCTTACTTCCAAATGTAAGTATCAGTTTTGGCACAGGCTATAGCGGACAGGTGATTGTAAAAGATCTAACATCTAATAAAAAGACAAATGGTTTTAATAAAAGTGATGAAGAGGCATGCCAAATCGCACTTCTTTCAGCCTTAAAGACTTTCCAAGAAAGAGCATTAAAAGAAGGTGGCACTAAGGTTGTAAATTTAACCGGCTACTACAAAAAGCATCCATTTAATTCAAAAACTCAGTTCCAGTGTGGAAGTGGTGCTTTGATGTCTGGTGTTACTCTAAAAGGTGATATCGCGAAATAA
- a CDS encoding beta-ketoacyl synthase, with amino-acid sequence MKFQVDFFDAIAYGDVGEKLARYKKEFDLAKIPPIQRRRLSSAAKCAFSLLCGFDKLDMPVIFSSYEGEINRCFELETTLAKAEPVSPTSFSLSVHNAISSLLSIEAKNHNEILAISSFSPVEDALQAAFLRLNDGYEKVLILAYHESIRQSYFDEKKPSFMIALVVSRAKNERVLTLKRAKKEKEICGNLLKSFIVNFDPKISKNWQSCSYSSSWNFSYEP; translated from the coding sequence ATGAAATTTCAAGTTGATTTTTTTGACGCGATAGCTTATGGTGATGTCGGCGAGAAACTAGCTAGATACAAAAAAGAATTTGATCTAGCAAAAATTCCACCCATACAAAGAAGAAGGCTAAGTAGTGCTGCAAAGTGCGCTTTTAGCTTGCTTTGTGGTTTTGATAAGCTTGATATGCCAGTTATTTTTAGCTCATATGAAGGAGAGATAAATCGCTGCTTTGAGCTAGAGACTACGCTGGCAAAGGCTGAGCCAGTTTCGCCTACTTCGTTTTCACTTTCTGTGCATAACGCTATCTCGTCGCTTCTTAGTATAGAGGCTAAAAATCACAATGAAATTCTTGCCATATCTTCATTTAGCCCAGTCGAAGATGCCTTGCAAGCTGCATTTTTAAGACTAAATGACGGATATGAAAAGGTGCTAATACTTGCCTATCATGAGTCGATAAGGCAGAGTTATTTTGATGAGAAAAAGCCATCATTTATGATTGCTCTTGTTGTCTCAAGGGCAAAAAATGAGAGGGTTTTAACTCTAAAAAGAGCTAAAAAAGAAAAAGAAATTTGCGGGAATTTATTAAAAAGTTTTATTGTAAATTTTGATCCAAAAATATCAAAAAACTGGCAAAGTTGTAGTTATTCTTCATCTTGGAATTTTAGCTATGAGCCTTAA
- a CDS encoding acyl-phosphate glycerol 3-phosphate acyltransferase produces MSLKILRAGFLFFLFAIICISGDLLLVPAVLLGLNKFKFIQNLCRDLVRISWGFFIKVTRICGCLDYKFELSELNCGSNLVIANHPSLLDVVFLVSKFKRINCIVKGELSKNIFLFAAIKACNYIPNTNNEEFLQKSVDVLKSGENLLIFPEGTRTKDEIIFHKAAAYIGVKGAKNIVCIGINMHPRSLRKNEPWYKTPDEKIKYHFKEMKNFNVDIFLKDRPSPVRARALHEEISKIYKEEFGERAS; encoded by the coding sequence ATGAGCCTTAAAATTTTAAGAGCTGGATTTTTATTTTTCCTTTTTGCAATCATTTGCATAAGCGGGGATTTACTGCTTGTGCCAGCGGTACTTTTGGGGCTAAATAAATTTAAATTTATACAAAATTTATGCCGTGATCTAGTTAGAATTTCTTGGGGATTTTTTATAAAAGTTACTAGAATTTGTGGGTGTTTGGACTATAAATTTGAGCTTAGCGAGCTAAATTGCGGATCAAATTTAGTCATAGCAAATCACCCTTCGCTTCTTGATGTGGTCTTTTTAGTTTCAAAATTTAAAAGGATAAACTGCATCGTAAAGGGCGAGCTTAGCAAAAATATATTTTTATTTGCGGCTATTAAGGCTTGCAACTATATACCAAACACAAATAACGAGGAATTTTTACAAAAAAGCGTAGATGTTTTAAAAAGTGGTGAAAATTTATTAATTTTCCCAGAAGGCACACGTACGAAAGATGAAATTATTTTTCATAAGGCAGCTGCTTACATAGGTGTAAAAGGCGCTAAAAATATTGTATGTATTGGCATCAATATGCACCCAAGAAGTCTTAGAAAAAATGAACCATGGTATAAAACGCCAGATGAAAAGATAAAATATCATTTTAAAGAGATGAAAAATTTTAATGTTGATATATTTTTAAAGGATAGGCCAAGTCCGGTAAGGGCTAGGGCATTACACGAAGAGATAAGTAAAATTTATAAGGAGGAATTTGGTGAAAGAGCTAGTTAA
- a CDS encoding acyl carrier protein, with protein MKELVNEIKELIITSLNLEDMKPSDIDENAPLFNDGLGLDSVDALELGLAVQKKYGLVLDSKSANLKEIFFSVSSLAKYIYENRK; from the coding sequence GTGAAAGAGCTAGTTAATGAGATAAAAGAGTTGATCATCACAAGCTTAAATTTAGAGGATATGAAGCCAAGCGATATTGATGAGAATGCGCCACTTTTTAATGATGGTCTTGGGCTTGATAGCGTTGATGCTTTAGAGCTTGGGCTTGCGGTGCAGAAAAAATATGGCCTCGTGCTTGACTCAAAGAGTGCAAATCTAAAAGAAATATTTTTTAGCGTATCTTCTCTTGCAAAATACATTTACGAAAATAGGAAATAA
- a CDS encoding acyl carrier protein: MSEREIFEILKKALIDLFEIDESKIKPETRIYEDLQIDSIDAIDMIDYIKRQTGHRLMPEDFKNVKTLDDIVKAVAKKFEA; encoded by the coding sequence ATGAGTGAAAGAGAAATTTTTGAAATTTTAAAGAAAGCCTTGATCGATCTTTTTGAGATAGATGAGAGCAAGATAAAGCCAGAGACTAGGATATATGAGGATTTGCAGATTGATAGCATTGACGCTATTGATATGATTGATTACATCAAACGTCAAACCGGACATAGGCTGATGCCAGAGGATTTTAAAAACGTAAAAACGCTTGATGATATTGTAAAAGCCGTAGCAAAGAAATTTGAAGCATAA
- a CDS encoding DNA gyrase subunit B encodes MKHKIVNLVLILVSIAYPLVLFFWQENAAFIFCVLCALWWARWYFESSNMRQVCLAAGLFFAICAIFRSVNLALLYPSIVSIGFLALFFYSLRGEAVITRLARLKEKNIDEKVVSYTRGLTKIWCLFFIFNAVLAFVLSCFENKFYWSIYCSFISYILMGFLFFGEILYRKVFILKRKNGV; translated from the coding sequence TTGAAGCATAAAATAGTAAACCTAGTTCTAATTTTAGTAAGCATCGCTTACCCTTTAGTGCTATTTTTTTGGCAAGAGAATGCAGCCTTTATCTTTTGTGTACTATGTGCTCTTTGGTGGGCGAGGTGGTATTTTGAAAGTAGCAATATGAGGCAGGTCTGCTTAGCGGCTGGCTTGTTTTTTGCCATCTGCGCTATCTTTAGAAGTGTAAATTTAGCGCTTTTGTACCCAAGTATCGTAAGTATTGGCTTTTTGGCATTATTTTTTTATAGCTTAAGGGGTGAGGCGGTAATAACTAGGCTTGCTAGGCTAAAAGAGAAAAATATCGACGAAAAGGTTGTTAGCTACACAAGGGGGCTAACTAAAATTTGGTGCTTATTTTTTATATTTAATGCGGTTTTAGCATTTGTTTTATCGTGTTTTGAAAATAAATTTTATTGGAGTATTTACTGCTCCTTTATCTCTTATATTTTGATGGGGTTTTTGTTTTTTGGAGAAATTTTATATCGTAAAGTTTTTATTTTAAAGAGGAAAAATGGAGTTTGA
- a CDS encoding 3-phosphoshikimate 1-carboxyvinyltransferase — translation MEFENSLKDFKFIDIDKNLYSQVVIFGANLKEYGPSEVEIYLSETFDFCVAFFGALAIGVRPILLAKPIFSSDKFNINDENFKNFLVPVRNIEPKFDINSTFFLQTSGSTGNSKNIQKRLGAMIEEGLFLKEELGFNESDTFFSSVSHQHMFGLTFKVFLPIISGARAVSKELNYPEAIFELELENLSFITSPVLLQTLISSPRAAEISGLKNIICAGSALKSELRASIAKLSSARIIDIYGSTETGAVARNLGDELLLFSKVKAGLSEDEALNVSSPWCEFFQTNDWAEIKGNRLTLKGRIDRIVKLNDKRVNLISIENKMLESGLLKDCYCDTHPKFKRLAALLELSEEGVKLFRDSGKKGVVARLNELLRPEFKNSVRYFKIVSSLCKNAQGKFLKANFKGLLEKSEGPSWDKSSENGIYKFKTKLSPALGIFTEHFPNLPLLPGFVQLDFVFKFARELGAEIGDQCVVENLKFLKFVRPNDELCIEISQKDEKVYFEIFCNGTRSSVGRIKLGL, via the coding sequence ATGGAGTTTGAAAATAGTCTAAAAGACTTTAAATTTATTGATATTGATAAAAATTTATACTCACAAGTTGTTATTTTTGGGGCAAATTTAAAAGAGTATGGCCCAAGTGAGGTAGAGATCTATCTAAGCGAAACTTTTGACTTTTGTGTAGCTTTTTTTGGAGCACTTGCGATCGGCGTGAGACCGATTTTGCTTGCAAAGCCTATTTTTAGTAGTGATAAATTTAATATCAATGATGAAAATTTCAAGAATTTTTTGGTTCCAGTCAGAAATATAGAGCCAAAATTTGATATAAACTCTACTTTTTTTCTTCAGACTTCGGGCTCGACTGGAAATAGCAAAAATATCCAAAAAAGACTTGGTGCGATGATAGAAGAAGGGCTATTTTTAAAAGAAGAACTTGGATTTAATGAAAGTGATACATTTTTTTCAAGCGTTTCGCATCAGCATATGTTTGGCCTTACTTTTAAGGTATTTTTGCCCATCATCTCTGGTGCAAGGGCTGTTAGCAAGGAGCTAAATTACCCGGAGGCGATCTTTGAGCTAGAGCTTGAAAATTTAAGTTTCATAACAAGTCCGGTTTTGCTTCAAACGCTAATTTCTAGCCCAAGAGCAGCTGAAATTTCAGGGCTAAAAAATATTATCTGTGCCGGCTCGGCCCTAAAGAGTGAGCTAAGAGCTAGCATAGCAAAACTAAGCAGTGCACGCATTATTGACATCTATGGTAGCACCGAAACTGGTGCAGTGGCTAGAAATTTAGGCGATGAACTTTTGCTTTTTAGCAAGGTAAAAGCTGGACTAAGTGAAGATGAAGCATTAAACGTGAGCTCGCCATGGTGCGAGTTTTTCCAGACTAACGACTGGGCGGAGATAAAGGGCAACAGACTCACGCTAAAGGGTAGGATCGATAGGATAGTCAAGCTAAATGACAAAAGGGTCAATCTAATAAGCATCGAAAATAAGATGCTTGAAAGTGGTCTTTTAAAAGACTGCTACTGCGACACGCATCCAAAATTTAAGCGCCTAGCCGCACTTTTGGAGCTTAGCGAAGAGGGCGTGAAGCTCTTTAGAGATAGCGGTAAAAAGGGTGTTGTAGCAAGGTTAAATGAGCTTTTAAGGCCTGAGTTTAAAAATAGTGTTAGGTATTTTAAAATCGTTAGCTCGCTTTGCAAAAACGCTCAAGGGAAATTTCTAAAAGCAAATTTTAAAGGGCTTTTAGAAAAGAGCGAAGGGCCTAGCTGGGATAAAAGTAGCGAAAATGGCATTTATAAATTTAAGACAAAGCTTAGCCCAGCACTTGGCATTTTTACCGAGCATTTTCCAAATTTACCGCTGCTACCTGGCTTTGTGCAGCTTGATTTTGTATTTAAATTTGCAAGAGAGCTTGGCGCAGAAATAGGCGATCAGTGCGTGGTGGAGAATCTGAAATTTTTAAAATTTGTAAGGCCAAATGATGAGCTTTGTATAGAAATTTCGCAAAAAGATGAGAAGGTGTATTTTGAGATATTTTGTAATGGCACTAGAAGCAGCGTTGGCAGGATAAAGCTGGGCTTATGA
- a CDS encoding 4-hydroxybenzoyl-CoA thioesterase — protein sequence MEISHVSTFKVAFFDVDSMEVMWHGNYVKYLEMARCELLDKLGYNYIAMKKDGYAFPIVKLDVKYVRPAFFNDVIKVTTTLSECETFLKFHYLIENEKGEKISEANTAQAVIEMKSLQTCFEMPEALKNALEAYIKKENI from the coding sequence TTGGAAATTTCACACGTTAGCACATTTAAAGTGGCATTTTTTGACGTTGATAGCATGGAGGTGATGTGGCATGGCAACTATGTCAAGTACCTAGAAATGGCACGCTGTGAGCTACTTGACAAGCTAGGGTACAACTACATCGCTATGAAAAAAGATGGTTACGCCTTTCCTATCGTAAAGCTTGACGTAAAATATGTGCGCCCAGCCTTTTTTAACGACGTCATAAAGGTCACTACGACGCTTAGCGAGTGCGAAACATTTTTGAAATTTCACTACCTTATAGAAAATGAAAAGGGCGAAAAAATAAGCGAGGCAAATACCGCGCAAGCCGTTATCGAGATGAAGAGCTTGCAAACTTGCTTTGAGATGCCTGAGGCCCTAAAAAACGCACTTGAAGCTTACATAAAAAAGGAAAATATATGA
- a CDS encoding competence protein: protein MRQSILIIGEDLEINREFLNYIFQSYEDHFGELGVVSFAPKNSKELPFIIENLSKDYDFVSIFGSDENFAIAAKIVATLTGGSLELKDSTTLALKDSLDYSKNSFLASLNNAQINLIKANPNEELGEFLTEYEPDFSYFHLIDIDADSAKILILPLAKTYEVDITLAQILPNLILVRAKSNKFGQIESFLQGVKTLFSQKFIPQKDVIKFVAKRLMQKGLKISFAESCTAGLAAAKFARYGGISASFDGSLVTYANHIKHEWLGVEDEILDTYGAVSEPCVKAMVKGTLSTTNADFALAISGIAGPGGGTASKPVGTVYVAAGDRNGNIEVERLLLKGDRNYIREQSVLSAYLCLLRLKSEIFFA from the coding sequence TGGCGAGCTTGGAGTTGTCAGTTTTGCTCCCAAAAATAGCAAAGAGCTGCCTTTTATCATCGAAAATTTATCAAAAGATTACGACTTTGTAAGCATTTTTGGCTCGGATGAAAATTTTGCTATCGCTGCAAAGATCGTAGCGACGCTAACTGGGGGCTCGCTTGAGCTAAAAGATAGCACGACACTTGCACTTAAAGATAGCTTAGACTACTCAAAAAATAGCTTTTTAGCCAGCCTAAATAACGCTCAGATAAATCTCATAAAAGCTAATCCAAATGAAGAGCTAGGCGAGTTTCTCACCGAGTACGAGCCTGATTTTAGCTACTTTCATCTAATAGACATCGACGCAGATAGCGCTAAGATCCTTATACTGCCACTTGCTAAAACTTATGAAGTTGATATCACTCTTGCGCAGATCCTGCCAAATTTAATACTAGTAAGGGCAAAAAGTAATAAATTTGGCCAGATCGAGAGCTTTTTACAAGGCGTAAAAACGCTATTTTCGCAAAAATTTATCCCGCAAAAAGATGTGATCAAATTTGTAGCAAAAAGGCTCATGCAAAAGGGACTTAAAATTTCATTTGCCGAGTCTTGCACAGCTGGGCTTGCGGCAGCTAAATTTGCAAGATATGGCGGCATCTCAGCTAGCTTTGATGGCTCGTTAGTAACCTATGCAAATCACATAAAACACGAGTGGCTAGGCGTTGAGGATGAAATTTTAGATACTTACGGAGCTGTGAGCGAGCCTTGCGTAAAAGCTATGGTAAAAGGCACGCTAAGCACGACAAATGCGGACTTTGCACTTGCTATTAGCGGTATCGCAGGACCGGGCGGGGGCACAGCTAGCAAGCCAGTTGGCACGGTCTACGTCGCAGCTGGCGATAGAAACGGCAACATCGAGGTTGAGAGACTTCTTTTAAAAGGAGATCGCAACTACATTAGAGAGCAGAGCGTTCTGAGCGCCTATTTATGCCTACTTCGCCTAAAAAGCGAGATATTTTTCGCGTAA